Proteins encoded by one window of Pseudomonas sp. LS44:
- a CDS encoding LuxR C-terminal-related transcriptional regulator: MTRHAHVRVLDSRPVASPQLPRLSVSHVLRPRLSQPLLDSGCRLSLLCAPAGFGKSALLNECLRQAPPATQLVWLDLLGRPLTPAELLARLALALVQTPVSGDPEGALAELLSRSEQPLWIVLNDYPRHSSPELDACLDRLIEQTPANLRWWVCGRRRPAWNLPRLLLQGDLFELDGQALAFDEGELRELLEVQRLAVSEELLGQLWRDSEGWPAGICLLLFKTDSAGLRERMVAGTPLLQEYLGREVLNDLPLPLARALRVLAHIPRFSAELCEQLLEEGGAEMLGELRDRQLFLQGLDSAGQWFRLWRPLALNLKRQPGGLPIQAHLRACRWFFQHGEVREAVEHALWAEQPEVAASYLQRFGQEQLLVEHSVTQFLQWRDELPGDLFASTPRLITLLGWALLICARLDEANECLTNLGRFLPQADPHRQRQLIAHWQALQGVLRRQQGDPNSRAHCLAALADLPKSAWSQRILCHQALTQQALAQGELELARSHVEEGLRLSRLNGSLVFEAMLEVEHCQYLTLAGEYQRSVEVVNEAMAQVAGRLRHGPVIARLQLVRAGLLMAQGYRDEARDWYQSGLHEAARCEDASLLFGYLGLIDIAAEDGDFSLAATLLQEAERTMQWQHVPEVRYGGALQHVQGLILLAQGNLEMAAEQFQDLLERYRSQGRLSPSGFTDLLRRTRFGLALCNLRQGQLEVAQQSLRQLREECLTQGLLPLACECRFALAEALLAGGRHSQAESELRRALSEAQRMHLLRPVQAFYRLQPALVLQHVSAAQRERLLQEQPVAQVPRRDDGSLLSCRELVVLGLIAQGLSNQEIAEQLFISLHTVKTHARRINSKLKVERRTQAVAQAKALGLIE; the protein is encoded by the coding sequence ATGACCAGGCATGCCCACGTTCGAGTTCTTGATAGCCGACCCGTTGCCAGCCCCCAGCTGCCGCGTTTGTCCGTCAGCCATGTGCTGCGCCCGCGCCTGAGTCAGCCGCTGCTGGACAGCGGTTGTCGTCTGTCGCTGCTGTGTGCGCCAGCCGGTTTCGGCAAGAGCGCGCTGCTCAACGAATGCCTGCGCCAGGCACCACCGGCCACCCAGTTGGTCTGGCTGGATTTGCTTGGCCGCCCGCTGACCCCCGCCGAATTACTCGCCCGTCTGGCTTTGGCTCTGGTCCAGACCCCTGTGTCTGGCGATCCCGAGGGGGCCTTGGCCGAGTTGCTGAGCCGTAGTGAGCAACCGCTGTGGATCGTCCTGAATGATTACCCGCGCCACTCCAGCCCGGAACTGGACGCCTGTCTCGATCGGCTGATCGAGCAGACCCCGGCGAACCTGCGCTGGTGGGTCTGCGGTCGGCGGCGCCCGGCCTGGAACCTGCCGCGTCTGCTATTGCAGGGCGATCTGTTCGAGCTGGACGGCCAGGCTCTGGCGTTCGACGAAGGCGAGTTGCGCGAGCTGCTCGAGGTGCAACGCCTGGCGGTGTCCGAAGAGTTGCTCGGCCAGTTGTGGCGCGACAGCGAAGGTTGGCCGGCAGGCATTTGTCTGTTGTTGTTCAAGACCGATAGCGCAGGCCTGCGCGAACGCATGGTGGCGGGTACGCCGCTGTTGCAGGAGTACCTCGGTCGCGAGGTGCTCAACGACCTGCCGCTGCCGTTGGCCCGCGCCCTGCGCGTGCTGGCGCATATTCCGCGCTTTTCGGCCGAACTCTGCGAGCAGTTGCTGGAAGAGGGCGGTGCCGAGATGCTCGGTGAGCTGCGCGATCGGCAGTTGTTCCTGCAGGGTTTGGACAGTGCGGGCCAATGGTTCCGGCTGTGGCGGCCGCTGGCGTTGAACCTCAAGCGTCAGCCCGGCGGGCTGCCGATCCAGGCGCATCTGCGCGCCTGTCGCTGGTTCTTCCAGCATGGCGAAGTGCGCGAGGCGGTTGAGCATGCGCTGTGGGCCGAGCAACCGGAAGTGGCGGCCAGCTATCTGCAGCGCTTCGGCCAGGAACAGTTGCTGGTCGAGCACAGCGTGACCCAGTTCCTGCAATGGCGCGACGAGTTGCCGGGCGATCTATTCGCCAGTACGCCGCGACTGATTACGTTGCTCGGCTGGGCGTTGCTGATCTGCGCGCGCCTCGATGAAGCGAACGAGTGCCTGACCAATCTCGGCCGCTTCCTGCCCCAGGCCGATCCACATCGTCAGCGTCAGTTGATTGCCCATTGGCAAGCGCTGCAGGGCGTGTTGCGCCGCCAGCAGGGCGATCCCAACTCGCGTGCGCACTGTTTGGCCGCCTTGGCCGACCTGCCCAAGTCGGCGTGGTCGCAACGGATTCTCTGTCATCAGGCGCTCACTCAGCAGGCGTTGGCACAGGGCGAGTTGGAGTTGGCGCGCAGCCATGTCGAAGAGGGTCTGCGCTTGTCGCGACTGAATGGCAGCCTGGTCTTCGAGGCCATGCTGGAGGTTGAGCACTGCCAATACCTGACCTTGGCTGGCGAGTATCAGCGCAGTGTCGAGGTGGTTAACGAAGCGATGGCGCAGGTAGCCGGCAGGCTTCGGCATGGTCCGGTGATCGCTCGGCTGCAGCTGGTCCGCGCTGGCCTGCTGATGGCGCAGGGCTATCGTGACGAGGCGCGCGATTGGTATCAGAGCGGTTTGCACGAAGCGGCCCGTTGCGAAGATGCCTCGCTGTTGTTCGGTTATCTCGGCTTGATCGACATCGCGGCCGAGGATGGCGATTTCTCCCTGGCCGCCACGCTGCTCCAGGAAGCTGAAAGGACCATGCAATGGCAGCATGTACCGGAAGTGCGTTACGGCGGCGCGCTACAGCACGTCCAGGGTCTAATCCTCTTGGCTCAAGGCAACCTGGAAATGGCGGCCGAGCAATTCCAAGACTTGCTCGAGCGTTATCGCAGCCAGGGGCGCCTATCGCCTTCGGGCTTTACTGATTTGCTGCGCCGCACCCGGTTCGGGCTGGCCCTGTGCAACCTGCGCCAGGGGCAGCTGGAGGTGGCGCAGCAAAGCTTGCGCCAGCTGCGCGAAGAGTGTCTGACACAAGGTTTGTTGCCGCTGGCTTGTGAATGTCGCTTCGCGTTGGCCGAAGCCTTGCTCGCCGGTGGTCGGCACAGCCAGGCAGAAAGTGAATTGCGCCGCGCGTTGAGCGAGGCCCAGCGCATGCACTTGCTGCGGCCGGTGCAAGCGTTCTACCGGCTGCAGCCCGCTCTGGTGCTCCAGCACGTCAGCGCTGCCCAGCGCGAAAGGCTGTTGCAGGAACAGCCGGTGGCGCAAGTGCCGCGCCGCGACGACGGCTCGCTCTTGAGCTGTCGCGAACTGGTGGTGTTGGGGTTGATCGCACAAGGGTTGTCCAACCAGGAAATCGCCGAGCAGTTGTTCATCTCCCTGCACACGGTGAAAACCCACGCGCGGCGCATCAACAGCAAGCTCAAAGTCGAGCGCCGTACCCAAGCGGTGGCTCAGGCCAAGGCACTCGGGTTAATCGAGTAG
- a CDS encoding DUF1329 domain-containing protein: protein MTMRKTMLQCSALALSLLAANVMAAVSADQAAKLGASLTPLGGEKAGNADGSIPAWDGGLKPGAAPVTAAGFLGDPYAGEQPLFTITAKNLDQYKDKLSVGQQAMFKRYPDTYVMPVYTTHRSVSVPDNINQAAKTSAQKTTLREGGNGLKDFTDSRYYAFPVPQNGLEVVWNHITRYRGGNLRRHIVQATPQANGSYQLVNFEDEVAMPEGLPDLTPDKAANALLFFKQRVTAPARLAGNVLLVHDSLDAVAEPRMAWIYNAGQRRVRRAPQVAYDGPGTASDGLRTSDNFDMYNGAPDRYDWKLVGKKELYIPYNNFRIAMPTVKYSDILKAGHTNQQLARYELHRVWEVEATLKSGERNIYAKRRFFVDEDSWQIAVSEHYDGRGQLWRIGQALLLQHYQKQIPVYAFEALHDIISGRYLAIGMNNEEKRSIEYGIKSTVGEFTPSALRSAGVR from the coding sequence ATGACAATGCGCAAGACCATGCTGCAATGCAGCGCCCTGGCCCTCAGCCTGCTGGCTGCCAACGTGATGGCCGCGGTGTCCGCCGACCAAGCCGCCAAACTCGGCGCCAGCCTGACGCCGCTGGGCGGCGAGAAAGCCGGCAACGCCGACGGCAGCATCCCGGCCTGGGACGGTGGCCTCAAGCCCGGCGCGGCGCCGGTCACGGCGGCCGGCTTTCTCGGCGATCCGTATGCTGGTGAACAGCCGTTGTTCACCATCACCGCGAAGAACCTCGATCAGTACAAGGACAAGCTGAGCGTTGGCCAGCAGGCGATGTTCAAGCGTTACCCGGATACCTATGTGATGCCGGTGTACACCACGCATCGCTCGGTGTCGGTGCCGGACAACATCAACCAGGCGGCCAAGACCAGCGCGCAGAAAACCACGCTGCGCGAAGGGGGCAACGGTCTGAAGGATTTCACCGACAGCCGCTACTACGCGTTCCCGGTCCCGCAGAACGGTCTGGAAGTGGTGTGGAACCACATCACTCGTTATCGCGGCGGCAACCTGCGCCGGCATATCGTGCAGGCCACCCCGCAGGCCAATGGCAGCTACCAGCTGGTCAATTTCGAGGACGAAGTGGCGATGCCGGAAGGCTTGCCGGATCTGACGCCGGATAAAGCCGCCAACGCCTTGCTGTTCTTCAAGCAGCGGGTCACCGCGCCGGCGCGTCTGGCCGGCAACGTGTTGCTGGTCCACGACTCGCTCGACGCGGTCGCCGAGCCGCGCATGGCGTGGATCTACAACGCCGGTCAGCGTCGCGTGCGGCGTGCCCCGCAGGTCGCGTATGACGGTCCGGGTACCGCTTCGGACGGTCTGCGCACCTCCGACAACTTCGACATGTACAACGGCGCACCGGATCGTTACGACTGGAAACTGGTCGGCAAGAAGGAGCTGTACATTCCGTACAACAACTTCCGCATCGCTATGCCGACCGTGAAGTACAGCGACATCCTCAAGGCCGGTCACACCAACCAGCAACTGGCGCGCTACGAGCTGCACCGGGTCTGGGAAGTGGAAGCCACGCTGAAGAGCGGCGAGCGCAACATCTACGCCAAGCGCCGCTTCTTTGTCGATGAAGACTCCTGGCAGATCGCGGTGTCCGAGCACTACGACGGCCGTGGTCAGCTGTGGCGTATCGGCCAGGCGCTGTTGCTGCAGCATTATCAGAAGCAGATCCCGGTCTACGCGTTTGAAGCGCTGCACGACATCATTTCCGGTCGCTACCTGGCTATTGGGATGAACAACGAGGAGAAGCGCTCCATCGAGTACGGGATCAAATCCACCGTTGGCGAGTTCACCCCGTCCGCTCTGCGCAGCGCCGGCGTCCGGTAA